The DNA window ACATGTTGTTGTTCTTCTTCTTCCGTGTGGTGCAGGGGGGCCGGCGGCCCCGAGGGCAGGCCGGCGCGCCCTACATTGTCCCATCTTCATGACAGGCAGGGCGAACCGGCGGCGGTGGTATCGTCTGCGGGCCCGAACCCGTCGCAAGGAGCTGCGCCATGCTGGCTGTGACCCTCGTCCTGATTGCCCTGGTGCTGGGGCTGAACCTGGTGGCCAGCTTCGTGGTGCTGGGACGCGACGACCTTCGCGTCAGCAGCCGCGCCGGGCAGCTGCTGGTGGTGTGGCTGCTGCCGCTGGTCGGCGCGATCGTGTGCATGGCGATGGCTACTGCCGATGGCTCACCCGCGCGCGGCGATGGAAATGGCGGTGGCGCCTATGATTCTTCCGGTGGTTCTTCCGGCGACAGCCACAGCCACCCCAGCTACAGCAGCACGGACTGCGGCAGCGGCGACAGCGGTGGAGGCGGGGACGGCGGCAGCTGCGGCGGCGGCGATTGAGGAGACGTTCCAGGTTGCCGGCCAGCGGCCGGCACTACCGTGACCTGGCCTCGCCTTGGTAGTGCCGGCCGCTGGCCCGCAACCTCGAGACGTCACGCCCTGGTAGCGCCGGCCGCTGGCCGGCAACCTCGACAGGTCACGCCCTGGTAGTGCCGGCCGCTGGCCGGCAACCCCATGAACTCAGCTTCCACCTTCGGTCGGCAACGGCGCAGGCACGTTCAACAATCCGCCGCTGGCCACATACGCGGCCAAGGCTTGGCCCTGGCTGAGCAGATGCCGCTCCATCGTGCGTTCGGCGCCGGCCGCATCGCGCTGGCGGAAGCACTCCATCAGTTCGCGGTGTTCAGCCAGCGACTGCGCGGTGCGGCCCGGGGCCAGCAGCTGGCGCCCGCGATGCATCTTCAGGATACGGTGCAGGTCGTGGGTGATGCGGATCAGCCACGGGTTGCCGGCGTAGTGCTGCACCGTCTCGTGGATGAGGTAGTTGTTGCGGTAGTACTCGGCGATGTTGCCGTCTGCGGCCGCCGTTTCCATCGCTGCGTGCAGGTCCTCGAGCTGCTGCACGCCGGCGTCGTCGATGTGCTTGACCGCTTCATGCGCACAGCGTCCTTCCAGCATTGCCATCACCGGGAACAGCTGGTTGAGGTCTTCCAGCGTCAATCGGGTCACCCGCGCACCGCGGCCGGCATCGATCTGCACCAGGCCTTCGGCGGCGAGCAGCTTCAGCGCTTCACGCAGCGGCGTGCGGCTGATGCCCAGTTCCTCACACAGCGCCGGCTCGTCGATCCACTCGCCCGGTGGCAGGCGGTAGTCGTAGATCCGCTCGCGCACGTGTTCGGCCACCTCCTCATACAGAGGGGCGCGCTTCTTGGGTGTACGTGGAGCAGGAGCGATGGCCATGCACAAAGTGTAACGCCAGGTAGTGCCGGCCGCTGGCCGGCAACCCATGATCGCTGGATGGCTTCATGAGATTGCCGGCCAGCGGCCGGCACTACCGTTGGCTGGTTACATCCAGCCCGGCACCACGAACACCAGCCAGGCCAGCAGTGGGCCGAATGCCACCACCAGGCCGCTGTAGACCAGGAAGCGGCGGAACAGCGTTTCGCGTTCTTCCTTCGCGGCAGAGGCCACTACCAGTGCGCCGTTGGTCGAGAACGGGCTGACATCGACGATGGTGGAGGAGACCGCCAGCGCGCAGATCACGCCGGCGGCGCTGAGATGGCCCTGCATCAGGAATGGCACGGCCAGCGGAATGGTGGCACCCAGCACCGCTGCCGACGAGGCGAACGCGGAGACGATGCCACCCACGTAGCAGACCAGCAGTGCGCCCAGCAGCGGGATGCCGATGCTGGAAACACCGTGGCCGATGAAGTCCACGGCACCGGCATGTTCCAGCACGCCGATGTAGGTGACCACGCCGCAGATCAGCAGCACGGTGGACCAGCTGATGCCATCCACCGCACCCTTCTGGCTCTGCGGCGACAGCAGTGCCAGCACCACCGCAACGGTGATCGAGACCAGGCCGACGTTGAGGTTGTAGATCAGTGCGGCCACGCCCAGGCCGAGCAGGCCGATCAGGGTGAACAGCCGCTCGCGGGTCAGGCCCACCGCATCCAGTGCCACCGGATCGTTGGACAGGGTGCCACCACCGGCCGCGACCAGCGCACCGTGGCCTTCGATGGCGAACTGCCGCGACGAGGCCTGCGGACCACCGGCCATCGCCAGTTCCGCCGTGCCGACCGTGCCCGCCGCAGTGATCGAACCGCGACGCAGCAGCGCGATGCCGCCGAAGGCGAAGAAGCAGATCGTGGCCATCATGAAGTTGAAGCCGAGGCTGGTCAGGAACACCGCCATCTCGGTGACTTCCAGCCCGGCCTTCTGCACCACGCCATTGGTGATGCTGCCGTACACGCTGATCGGCGAGAAGCCACCCGCCTGCGCACCATGAATCACCAGCAGGCCCATCATCAGCGGGTTGATGTGGTACTGCTTGGCAAAGCGCAGTGCGACCGGGCCGATGATCGCCACTGCGGCCGGGCCCAGCGCACCGAAGGCGGTCAGCACGGCGGTGATCACGAACATCACCCACGGAATGGCCACGATATGGCCGCGTACTGCTTTCACCGCCCAGTGCACCAGCAGGTCGATGGTGCCGTTCTTCTGCGCGATGGCGAACAGGTAGGTGATGCCGACCAGGGTCAGGAACAGGTCACCCGGGAAGCCAGCGAGGACTTCCTTGCCCCCCATGTCGACCCAGAGACCGCCGACGATGAAGGCCAGCGCGAAGGCGACGGCACCCATGTTGATCGGCATCGCGGTGGCGACGATGAACATGATCACCAGACCGATGATCGTTGCAATTTGTGGAGTCATGCGCCCTCCCAGACACCTGATTCGCGTACTGCACGGATGGAAGCCCGCCATCCCGGGGTATGGCCTGTTACGTACTGCGCGTTACGTACTGCTCAAACCCGCTACTGCTCAAACCCGTTACTGCAGCCGCTGCAGCGCGCTGCGGACCCACGCCGCCGCGCCGTCCAGGCTCTGGAATTCCTCGATCGCGCGCACCTCGCAGCACGGATAGGCGGGCGCGATCATGCGTGCCGGCGCGTTGCCCGGGCCCAGCTGCAGGAACACGCGCGCGCCGCGCTCGAAGGCCTGGCGCATCACCTGTGCCCACTCGATGGTCTGCGCCAGCTGCGCGGACAGCGTATGCACCGTCGTCGTGGTGTCGCGCACCGGCCGTGCATCGATGCCAGCCAACAGCGGCAGGCGAGGGGCATGCAGGGTGGTGGACTGCAGCGCCACCGCAAACGGTTCGACTGCCGCCGACAGCAGTGGCGTGTGCGCCGGCACATGCACCGGCAGCAGGCGCACCTCCGCGCCCTGCGCGTGCGCGGCAGCGGCCAGCGCCTGCAGTGCCTGCTGCGTGCCGCCGATGATGAAATGATCTGCGCCGTTGGCGATGGCCACGTGCGCGCCATGGGTTTCGCACAGCGCCTGCACAGTCTGTCGATCCAGCCCCAGCACGGCCTGCATACCCGCACCGGTGGGACTGGCGGCATCCATCAAACGCGCGCGCTGGGCAGACAGCGAAAGGCAGGCGGTGGCATCGAAACTACCGGCGACGGCATGCGCCGCCAGTTCGCCGATGCTGTACCCAGCCACCACGATCGGGCTCGGCAGGGTGTCGCGCAGGACATGCCATTGCGCGATGCTGGCGGCGCACAGCAGCGGTTGCGCTCGTGCGTTGTCGAAGCGGTCGTCGGCGGCCGCGGCAGCGAACACGTCGCGGCCCAGAACGTCGCCCGCCGCGTCCAGTACCGCGCGTGCAGCGGCGATGCCACGCACGCGGTCGAACATCGCCGGATGCTGCGCACCTTGTCCGGGGCAGAGCAGGGCCAGGCTCATGCACCCTCCTGCTGCAGCAGGAACCAGGCGCAGGCCAGTAGATCGGCACTGCCACCCGGGCTGAGCCGACGCATCACGAAGGCATCGCCCATGGACTGCAGGCGCATGCGCCAGTCCGGCGCGAAGGCCCCGCCCGAGGAAAGGAATGTGGTCGCTTGTTGCTGGGCCCAACGCAGACCCTCGGCGCCACCTCGGTGCAGCAGGTTCAGATCGTCCACCTGTGCCACCAGTTGCATCAGCGTGTGGCACAGTGCGGCATCGTGCGGCAGGCCGTTACCCAGCGCGTGGCGCAGGGTAGGCAGGGCCAGCTCGCGCAGCACCGGGTAACCGGCGGCGGCCTGTTCGCGTACCCCGCAGACGCCATGCCGTGCACGCGCGCGCTGTCCCGGGCTGTGCGGGTCCAGTGGCGCCGCGATCAGCGCGTCTTTCCATTGCTGGACCGCCAGACACACCTGCGCGGCGGATACGGCCTGGCCATGCACGCGCCGGCACCCAGCCGCGGCGGCCACCAGCAAGCCAAGGCTGAAGATCGCACCGCGATGGGTGTTGATGCCGGCGGTGGCGGCCAGCATGGCCGCTTCGGCGGCAATGCCGTGATCGCGCAGCATCGTGAAGGGGGCACCCGCGGCACCGGCCCTGGCCACCGCAGTGAAGTAGTGGCGCAGGGCGAACAGGCTGCGCAGGAACGTGCTGGCATCCATGTCGTCATGGCTGCCACTGTTGAACGGCGTGACCAGGCCCGGTTTCGGGGCGCAGGCCAGCTCGGTGTGCAGGCTTGCAATGGCCAGCCGTCCCAGGCGTGCGCTGTCGACCGTCGCGCCGCATGCAGGCAACGGCTTGCGGGCGGCACTCATGCGATCGCCTCGCGCGTGGCGAACAGCGTATCGCGCGCTTCCAATGCGGCTCCGTCCAGGCGCTTCACCAGCACCTGCCGACTGCGGCCGGCAAGTTCGCGCCAGTTCACCGCGCCGCCATCGGGCAGGCACAGCTCGCCATCGAGACGATGCGGATGGCGGCTCTCCCATGCCAGCAACTGCGCGATCAGCGCCTCGGCCTGCGCGGCATCGGTCACCTGCCACAGCAGGTCGATGTCGGAACGCTCATGAACGTAGGGCAGGGCAGTCAGCCATTGCCAGGCGAAGGCGCCGAACACCCGGGCCGGGGCCAGTGCCTGCAGGTCGTGAAGTGATTCCTGCCATGCCTGCGGCACAACGGCGTCGCCTGCTGCCAGCAGCTCACTCAATGCCGGCGGTGCGTGCATGCGAGCAACGTGGCGCAACGGCACGCGCAACGACAGGCGATGCTTGCCCTCGGCCGGTGGCAATGGAACGCCCAGTCGCAGGCGCGGATCGGGATCATCCGCTGCACGACGCGCCACCACCGCAGGCAGGCCCTGCGCCAACCATGCGGCAAGGCGCGGCTCGTGCGTGGGCACGTCGGCCCGCCAATCGGCATCGGCCGACAGCCAGACCAGCGTGTGCCGGGCAGGCCGCTCAGGCATTGCCCTGGCTCACGGCAATGGCCACCTGCGCAGCCAATGTGCGGCCACCGCGTTCGGCGCCCAGCGCGGCGCGATGGTCACCGTCGGCGGGTGCGCGCAGTGCATCCAGCAGGTGACGCGCCAGATCACCATCCCACAGCGATTGCACTGCGCCCATCGCCACATAGTTCTCCACGCCCGGCGCGAACACCGGCGAGGTCAGGCTCAGCGCCTGCAGTTTTTCCAGCGGCTGCTTGGTCACCCGTGCCATCGCGCGCAGGTCCATCACCCGCACCTGTGCATCGGGCAGGGCATGGATGTGGTCGGCCATCAACCCGAACGACAGGAAGCCGCCGCTGACCGACTCGCCATACACCAGCGTGACCAGGCGCGCGCCACGGCGGCGGGCCAGGTCCAGGGTCTGTGCGAGGTGGGCGAAGTAGCCGTTGATGCCCAGCAGTTCATCGCGGCGCGCCAGCCGCTGGCCGGCGGTATCGACCAGCATCACGATCGGACGCTGCGGATGTACAGCGGTGCTGGCCAGCACGGTATCGGCCAGCACCAGGGCGTGATCCACGCCCACTTCGATCTTGTCGGTGGTGCCGATCACCGTCACCTCGCCGTCGTCGGTGGTCGCTGATCCGGTCAGTACCGAATCGTTTACCGCGATTGCGTGGCCACGCGGGAACAGCGCGTCCAGCAGCGTAGTCAATGGCAGGCTCATGGCAGGCTCCGGTGCGCGGTGGCGGCAAGGAAGGCATCGGTTTCCAGCAGCGCCAGGCGTTCTGGATCCGCAATGCCCTGGCGCGCCCAGATCTGCAGTCCATCGTTGCAGTCGCCCCATGCTTCCACGCGCGCTTTCAATGCGGCGTGGCGTGCCTGCAGCGCGGCCAGCGCCGCGTCGGTGTCGGCGCTGGCGGTGTCTGGCTGCAGTGCATCAAAGGCCGCCTGCGCAAAGGCGCTGATCGCATCGGGTACCAGCACCTGCGCCTGGTCGATCAGGTAGCGGTGCTTGCCGCCGGTTACCCGCCACACCAATGCGCGGTCGCGCGAATCGAATTCCTCCACGCCGCGCACGGTCTCGATCACTTCCGGGCCAGACAACGACAGCCGCCCCTCCTCGGACATGATCACCGTAGTGCAGCAGCGGGCGACGATGCCCATGCCGCCGAAGGCGCCGTTGCCACTGCCGATCAGCGCCACTACCGGAACACCGGCTGCACGTGCACCCAGGGTGGCGCGCATGATCTCGGAAATGGCGATCAGGCCGGCGTTGGCTTCATGCAGGCGCACACCACCGGTATCGAGCAGCAGCAGCACGCCGTCGGGCCGGGTGGCTGCCGCGCGGCGCAGCAGGCCGGTCAACTTGGCGCCATGCACCTCACCGACACCGCCGCCCATGAATTCACCCTGCTGCGCGGCCACCAGCACGTGTTTATCGCGCAGGCGTCCTTCGCCGACGACGATGCCATCGTCGAAGGCGGCCGGTTGGTCCAGCTGCGCCAAGTGCGGGCTGATGGCGCGCTGGGCAGGGCCGAGAAATTCGCGGAACGATCCCGCATCGAGCAGTCCGCCGATGCGCGCGCGGGCATCGGCTTCGTAATAGCTGCTGCGCTGTGCGAGCGTCATGACTGGCCTCCGGCATGCAGGGTCTCTACCGCCTGGTCCAGGCGCAGGCTGACCACGGCCGGTGTGGCGCCGGCATCGTTTATCGACACACGTACATCGCGTAGGGGGTGACGCTGGGCGAAGTCGGCGATCACCGCCTGCCATACCGTGCCGAAGCCACGCGCGGCGGTGATGATGCGCACCGTCATCGCACCTTCCAGGTCGGCCGGTTCCAGCAGGATTTCCAGGTTGCCCGAGGCCAGTACGCCCACCAGCACGGCATCGGTGGGGAAGCGGACAGGCGTCGTGCCGTCGAATCGATAGTCGAGGGTTTCCATGGCGTTCCCCTTACCAGTTGCGGAAGCGCTTGGGCGGGTCGTACAGACCGCCGGACCAGCGCACCAGGTCTTTCACCGAACGCGCGGCAAGAAGATCGCGGCTGGCATCGCGCACGTTGATGCCGAGATCGTCCGGGCGGCGGATCACTCCGCGGTCGCGCAGGTTTTCCACCATCGCGCGGTCGCGGCCCCTGCCGACGGCGGTGTAGCCGGCCACGCCGCGGATCGCCTGCTCGCGTTCTTCCGGGCTGCGGCAGAGCAGCAGGTTGGCGATGCCTTCCTCGGTCAGCACATGGCTGACGTCGTCGCCGTAGATCATCACCGGCGGCAGCGGCATGGCTGCGCGTTCGGCCAGCTCCCAGGCATCCAGTCGGTCGACGAAGGCCGGCGCCATGTGCTCGCGGAAGGTTTCCACCATCTGCACCACCAGCTTGCGCCCACGCGGCATCTCGCCCGGTCGCGCGGCCTGCTGGCCTGCCTTGATCCAGGCGTCGCTGGCATGGCGACGGCCGCGTGCATCAGAACCCATGTTGGGTGCACCACCAAAGCCTGCGATGCGGTCGCGCGTTGCGGTGGAGCTGTTGCCCTGCAGGTCGATCTGCAGGGTGGAGCCGATGAACATGTCGCAGGCATACAGTCCTGCAGTCTGCGAGAACGCACGGTTGGAGCGCATCGAACCGTCGGCGCCGGTGAAGAACACATCCCCGCGCGCGGCGATGTACTTCTCCATGCCCAGTTCCGAGCCGAACGAGTGCACCGATTTGACGAAGCCCGATTCGATGGCGGGAATCAGCGCCGGGTGTGGATTGAGCGCCCAGTGCTGGCAGATCTTTCCCTTCAGCCCCAGCGATTCGGCGTAGGTCGGCAGCAGCAGTTCGATCGCCGCGGTATCGAAGCCGATGCCGTGGTTGAGCCGGTTCACCCCGTACTCGGCGTAGATGCCCTTGATCGCCATCATCGCCATCAGCACCTGGATCTCGGAGATCTGCGCCGGGTCGCGGGTGAACAGCGGTTCGATGTGGTTCGGGCGCGGCGCCTGCACCACGAAGTTGACCCAGTCGGCAGGAATGTCGACGCGGGGGAGGGTATCGACGATCTCGTTGACCTGGGCGATGACGATGCCGCCACCGAATGCGGTGGCCTCCACGATCACCGGCGTGTCTTCGGTGTTGGGGCCGGTGTAGAGATTGCCGTGGCGGTCGGCGGCCTGCGCCGCGACCAGTGCCACGC is part of the Stenotrophomonas lactitubi genome and encodes:
- a CDS encoding GntR family transcriptional regulator translates to MAIAPAPRTPKKRAPLYEEVAEHVRERIYDYRLPPGEWIDEPALCEELGISRTPLREALKLLAAEGLVQIDAGRGARVTRLTLEDLNQLFPVMAMLEGRCAHEAVKHIDDAGVQQLEDLHAAMETAAADGNIAEYYRNNYLIHETVQHYAGNPWLIRITHDLHRILKMHRGRQLLAPGRTAQSLAEHRELMECFRQRDAAGAERTMERHLLSQGQALAAYVASGGLLNVPAPLPTEGGS
- a CDS encoding SLC13 family permease, whose protein sequence is MTPQIATIIGLVIMFIVATAMPINMGAVAFALAFIVGGLWVDMGGKEVLAGFPGDLFLTLVGITYLFAIAQKNGTIDLLVHWAVKAVRGHIVAIPWVMFVITAVLTAFGALGPAAVAIIGPVALRFAKQYHINPLMMGLLVIHGAQAGGFSPISVYGSITNGVVQKAGLEVTEMAVFLTSLGFNFMMATICFFAFGGIALLRRGSITAAGTVGTAELAMAGGPQASSRQFAIEGHGALVAAGGGTLSNDPVALDAVGLTRERLFTLIGLLGLGVAALIYNLNVGLVSITVAVVLALLSPQSQKGAVDGISWSTVLLICGVVTYIGVLEHAGAVDFIGHGVSSIGIPLLGALLVCYVGGIVSAFASSAAVLGATIPLAVPFLMQGHLSAAGVICALAVSSTIVDVSPFSTNGALVVASAAKEERETLFRRFLVYSGLVVAFGPLLAWLVFVVPGWM
- the mdcH gene encoding malonate decarboxylase subunit epsilon, which codes for MSLALLCPGQGAQHPAMFDRVRGIAAARAVLDAAGDVLGRDVFAAAAADDRFDNARAQPLLCAASIAQWHVLRDTLPSPIVVAGYSIGELAAHAVAGSFDATACLSLSAQRARLMDAASPTGAGMQAVLGLDRQTVQALCETHGAHVAIANGADHFIIGGTQQALQALAAAAHAQGAEVRLLPVHVPAHTPLLSAAVEPFAVALQSTTLHAPRLPLLAGIDARPVRDTTTTVHTLSAQLAQTIEWAQVMRQAFERGARVFLQLGPGNAPARMIAPAYPCCEVRAIEEFQSLDGAAAWVRSALQRLQ
- the mdcB gene encoding triphosphoribosyl-dephospho-CoA synthase MdcB, with product MSAARKPLPACGATVDSARLGRLAIASLHTELACAPKPGLVTPFNSGSHDDMDASTFLRSLFALRHYFTAVARAGAAGAPFTMLRDHGIAAEAAMLAATAGINTHRGAIFSLGLLVAAAAGCRRVHGQAVSAAQVCLAVQQWKDALIAAPLDPHSPGQRARARHGVCGVREQAAAGYPVLRELALPTLRHALGNGLPHDAALCHTLMQLVAQVDDLNLLHRGGAEGLRWAQQQATTFLSSGGAFAPDWRMRLQSMGDAFVMRRLSPGGSADLLACAWFLLQQEGA
- the mdcG gene encoding malonate decarboxylase holo-[acyl-carrier-protein] synthase, which translates into the protein MPERPARHTLVWLSADADWRADVPTHEPRLAAWLAQGLPAVVARRAADDPDPRLRLGVPLPPAEGKHRLSLRVPLRHVARMHAPPALSELLAAGDAVVPQAWQESLHDLQALAPARVFGAFAWQWLTALPYVHERSDIDLLWQVTDAAQAEALIAQLLAWESRHPHRLDGELCLPDGGAVNWRELAGRSRQVLVKRLDGAALEARDTLFATREAIA
- the mdcE gene encoding biotin-independent malonate decarboxylase subunit gamma, whose amino-acid sequence is MPLTTLLDALFPRGHAIAVNDSVLTGSATTDDGEVTVIGTTDKIEVGVDHALVLADTVLASTAVHPQRPIVMLVDTAGQRLARRDELLGINGYFAHLAQTLDLARRRGARLVTLVYGESVSGGFLSFGLMADHIHALPDAQVRVMDLRAMARVTKQPLEKLQALSLTSPVFAPGVENYVAMGAVQSLWDGDLARHLLDALRAPADGDHRAALGAERGGRTLAAQVAIAVSQGNA
- a CDS encoding biotin-independent malonate decarboxylase subunit beta yields the protein MTLAQRSSYYEADARARIGGLLDAGSFREFLGPAQRAISPHLAQLDQPAAFDDGIVVGEGRLRDKHVLVAAQQGEFMGGGVGEVHGAKLTGLLRRAAATRPDGVLLLLDTGGVRLHEANAGLIAISEIMRATLGARAAGVPVVALIGSGNGAFGGMGIVARCCTTVIMSEEGRLSLSGPEVIETVRGVEEFDSRDRALVWRVTGGKHRYLIDQAQVLVPDAISAFAQAAFDALQPDTASADTDAALAALQARHAALKARVEAWGDCNDGLQIWARQGIADPERLALLETDAFLAATAHRSLP
- the mdcC gene encoding malonate decarboxylase acyl carrier protein, which codes for METLDYRFDGTTPVRFPTDAVLVGVLASGNLEILLEPADLEGAMTVRIITAARGFGTVWQAVIADFAQRHPLRDVRVSINDAGATPAVVSLRLDQAVETLHAGGQS
- the mdcA gene encoding malonate decarboxylase subunit alpha — protein: MNPSWDTLERGRQARLERAAPWAKGHEVAAGDIADLLHALLEPGDKVCLEGNNQKQADFLAQALADLDPARVHDLHMVQSVLSLPSHLDVFERGIASKLDFSFSGPQSVRLANLVAEGRIQIGAIHTYLELFGRYFIDLTPRVALVAAQAADRHGNLYTGPNTEDTPVIVEATAFGGGIVIAQVNEIVDTLPRVDIPADWVNFVVQAPRPNHIEPLFTRDPAQISEIQVLMAMMAIKGIYAEYGVNRLNHGIGFDTAAIELLLPTYAESLGLKGKICQHWALNPHPALIPAIESGFVKSVHSFGSELGMEKYIAARGDVFFTGADGSMRSNRAFSQTAGLYACDMFIGSTLQIDLQGNSSTATRDRIAGFGGAPNMGSDARGRRHASDAWIKAGQQAARPGEMPRGRKLVVQMVETFREHMAPAFVDRLDAWELAERAAMPLPPVMIYGDDVSHVLTEEGIANLLLCRSPEEREQAIRGVAGYTAVGRGRDRAMVENLRDRGVIRRPDDLGINVRDASRDLLAARSVKDLVRWSGGLYDPPKRFRNW